One stretch of Oncorhynchus clarkii lewisi isolate Uvic-CL-2024 chromosome 3, UVic_Ocla_1.0, whole genome shotgun sequence DNA includes these proteins:
- the LOC139404703 gene encoding SPRY domain-containing protein 7 isoform X4 produces MTGTDVVIVKSGRRICGTGGCLANAPLHQNKSYFEFKIQSTGIWGIGVATQKVNLNQVPMGQDINSLVLRHDGSMYHNNEEKNCLPANSLPQEGDIVGITYDHVELNLYLNGKNMHCPASGIRGTVFPVVYVDDSAILDCQFSDFYHTAPQGFEKILFEQQIF; encoded by the exons ATGACAG GCACGGATGTGGTCATCGTGAAGAGTGGCCGGAGGATATGTGGCACTGGGGGTTGCCTCGCCAACGCTCCCCTGCACCAAAACAAGAGTTACTTTGAGTTCAAGATCCAGTCCACAG GTATATGGGGGATAGGTGTGGCAACTCAGAAGGTGAACCTGAACCAGGTCCCCATGGGGCAGGACATCAACAGCCTTGTCCTGAGGCATGATGGCTCGATGTATCACAACAACGAGGAGAAGAACTGCCTCCCTGCCAATAGCCTTCCACAGGAGGGGGACATTGTG GGCATCACATACGACCATGTGGAGCTGAATCTCTATCTGAATGGGAAGAATATGCACTGTCCAGCTTCAGGGATCAGAGGCACCGTGTTCCCAGTGGTttatg TGGATGACAGCGCCATCTTAGACTGCCAGTTCAGTGACTTCTACCATACGGCGCCGCAAGGCTTTGAGAAGATTCTGTTCGAGCAGCAGATTTTCTGA
- the LOC139404694 gene encoding tripartite motif-containing 13-like, with product MELLEEDLTCPICCCLFEDPRVLPCSHSFCKKCLEGILEGNNRGPVWRPPFKCPSCRKETPQNGINSLQINYSLRGIVEKYNKIRVLPRMALCKHHSGQPLNIFCATDLKLICGFCATTDDHKGHTFCALEDAYEQEKSAFEELSQGVESWHSTDILSCLETLEASKKKALQLVSRDAEKVTEYFVKLINALDHKKNEILSDFETLKLVVMQAYDPEINKLSDALEEQKRALSIAESFRNVTDPLCFLEQMQEFREKLRVVRETPLPSRTDMDVGPLVRNFDVKNWDSMKLKDVDKLSVPHESGVYSSTTPHSGGSALGRVVVFFVCLLCALVLLQPDSLTAVSAQISSLGHVYLPVLAGWLELAHGAWQCWGEVVDSCVAWWVRF from the coding sequence ATGGAGCTTCTAGAGGAGGACCTGACTTGCCCAATTTGCTGCTGTCTCTTTGAGGACCCCCGAGTTCTGCCGTGCTCACACAGCTTCTGCAAGAAGTGCTTGGAGGGGATTCTGGAGGGGAACAACCGAGGACCTGTTTGGAGACCCCCGTTCAAATGCCCCAGTTGCCGCAAGGAGACTCCTCAAAACGGCATAAACAGCCTCCAGATCAACTACTCGTTACGTGGAATCGTTGAGAAATACAACAAAATCAGAGTGTTGCCCAGGATGGCCCTGTGCAAACACCACAGTGGTCAACCGCTTAATATATTCTGTGCCACAGACTTGAAACTTATTTGTGGATTTTGTGCAACAACTGACGACCATAAAGGACATACATTCTGTGCCCTGGAAGACGCGTACGAGCAGGAGAAATCCGCATTTGAGGAGCTGTCCCAGGGAGTGGAGAGTTGGCACAGCACGGATATTCTATCCTGCCTGGAGACACTGGAAGCCAGTAAGAAAAAGGCGCTCCAGTTAGTTTCCAGGGACGCAGAGAAAGTAACCGAATATTTTGTCAAACTGATCAACGCCCTGGACCACAAAAAGAACGAGATCCTCTCTGATTTTGAGACGCTGAAGTTGGTGGTGATGCAAGCCTACGACCCAGAGATCAATAAATTGAGCGATGCGTTGGAGGAGCAGAAGCGCGCTCTCAGCATCGCCGAGTCTTTCAGGAATGTGACCGACCCCCTTTGCTTTCTCGAGCAGATGCAGGAGTTCAGGGAGAAGTTGCGCGTTGTCCGGGAAACTCCGCTGCCCTCCCGGACAGACATGGACGTCGGTCCCCTGGTCAGGAATTTTGACGTCAAAAACTGGGACTCGATGAAGCTCAAAGATGTGGACAAGCTCTCCGTTCCGCACGAGAGTGGCGTGTATAGCTCAACGACACCGCATTCCGGCGGCAGCGCGCTGGGGAGAGTGGTCGTGTTTTTTGTGTGCCTTTTATGCGCCCTGGTCCTGCTGCAGCCGGACAGCCTGACCGCGGTGTCAGCCCAAATCTCCTCGCTCGGCCATGTCTATCTGCCAgtgctggctggatggctggaacTGGCTCACGGTGCGTGGCAGTGCTGGGGAGAGGTAGTGGATTCCTGCGTTGCCTGGTGGGTGCGTTTCTGA
- the LOC139404703 gene encoding SPRY domain-containing protein 7 isoform X2: MAALFTCCLGCCGDGGTGHIPLKEMPNVQLDTHHMGTDVVIVKSGRRICGTGGCLANAPLHQNKSYFEFKIQSTGIWGIGVATQKVNLNQVPMGQDINSLVLRHDGSMYHNNEEKNCLPANSLPQEGDIVGITYDHVELNLYLNGKNMHCPASGIRGTVFPVVYVDDSAILDCQFSDFYHTAPQGFEKILFEQQIF; the protein is encoded by the exons ATGGCTGCACTGTTTACGTGTTGTCTGGGATGCTGCGGAGATGGGGGAACGGGGCATATTCCCCTCAAAGAAATGCCTAACGTCCAGTTAGATACGCATCATATGG GCACGGATGTGGTCATCGTGAAGAGTGGCCGGAGGATATGTGGCACTGGGGGTTGCCTCGCCAACGCTCCCCTGCACCAAAACAAGAGTTACTTTGAGTTCAAGATCCAGTCCACAG GTATATGGGGGATAGGTGTGGCAACTCAGAAGGTGAACCTGAACCAGGTCCCCATGGGGCAGGACATCAACAGCCTTGTCCTGAGGCATGATGGCTCGATGTATCACAACAACGAGGAGAAGAACTGCCTCCCTGCCAATAGCCTTCCACAGGAGGGGGACATTGTG GGCATCACATACGACCATGTGGAGCTGAATCTCTATCTGAATGGGAAGAATATGCACTGTCCAGCTTCAGGGATCAGAGGCACCGTGTTCCCAGTGGTttatg TGGATGACAGCGCCATCTTAGACTGCCAGTTCAGTGACTTCTACCATACGGCGCCGCAAGGCTTTGAGAAGATTCTGTTCGAGCAGCAGATTTTCTGA